From one Pempheris klunzingeri isolate RE-2024b chromosome 9, fPemKlu1.hap1, whole genome shotgun sequence genomic stretch:
- the dnajc4 gene encoding dnaJ homolog subfamily C member 4 → MQLEAQLRLCQSCLWCCKSSVRLLTQSYALRKAATHYDLLGVKSDASLEEIKNAFFDKSKKLHPDSDPANPALHSLFVELNEAYRVLSKDQSRKEYDLKIRQPISGGQAFRSAANHATSRASKETQDNIRYWQQFHQSHAKQMSAEEWQRRRRKNYRLVGYCIMTIMLSIGAHMVFFRKLEEIHNNFMDEKDRVITEIYTESKERARINGYKKQTEILRQKHTAFLEKYNIRESGEDK, encoded by the exons ATGCAGCTGGAAGCTCAGCTGCGTCTATGTCAGAGTTGTCTTTGGTGCTGCAAGAGCAGTGTGCGTCTACTCACCCAGAGCTATGCACTCag AAAAGCTGCGACCCATTATGATCTCCTGGGAGTTAAATCTGACGCCAGCTTGgaggaaattaaaaatgcattttttgacAAATCTAAGAAG CTGCATCCAGACAGCGACCCAGCGAACCCAGCCCTGCACAGTCTGTTTGTGGAGCTCAACGAGGCCTACCGAGTGCTGAGCAAGGACCAAAGCAGGAAGGAGTACGACTTGAAAATCAGACAACCAATTAGTGGTGGCCAGGCATTCAGATCTGCTGCTAATCACGCCACCTCCAGAGCCAG TAAGGAGACGCAGGATAACATTCGTTACTGGCAGCAGTTTCATCAGTCTCATGCAAAGCAGATGTCGGCAGAGGagtggcagaggaggaggaggaagaactaCCGCCTGGTGGGCTACTGCATCATGACAATCATGCTCAGCATTGGAGCCCACATGGTCTTCTTCAG GAAACTGGAGGAAATTCACAACAACTTCATGGATGAGAAAGATCGCGTCATCACAGAAATTTATACTGAATCCAAAGAGAGGGCCAG GATCAACGGTTATAAGAAACAGACTGAAATCCTGCGTCAGAAACACACAGCGTTTCTGGAGAAATACAATATCCGTGAGAGTGGAGAGGACAAGTAG